Genomic DNA from Sporomusaceae bacterium FL31:
TAAAAATTTGATTAAAAAAGAATCTCGCAAGAATCTAGTAGAAAACTCTTTGGTCATTATTGTCCCCAAAGATTCGACTTTAAATCTGAGCAAGTATGAAGACTTAACACAAGCTTCTGTGAAAAAAGTTAGTATTGGCGAAACTGAAACTGTTCCAGCTGGCCAATATGCCCAAGAAGTTTTGAAAAAGTTGAATCTGTGGGATACTGTTAAGGAAAAGGCTGTCATGGCTAAAGATGTGCGGACAGTACTGACCTATGTTGAAACAGGCAATGTTGACGCAGGCATTGTTTATGGGACTGATGCAGCAATTAGTGAAAAAGTAAAAACTGTAGCTACCGCTCCAAGTGGTTCTCATAAGCCTATTGTATATCCTGTAGCTATTTTAAGTGGGGCAAAGCAGCCTCAAGCAGCTGAAGAGTTTCTTGCCTTTCTTAATGGTGCTGAAGCCAAAGCAGTATTTGAAAAATACGGCTTTACTATGAGTAAATAATCCAGAGGGTAGGAATCTAGTGGTTCCTACCCTATTTTACTTTTTAAAATGATTAATATGAGTTTCGGCAATACAGTGATTGGCAGGTGATGATGGTGATAGATTGGCAACCGGTAATTCTTTCGTTGAAG
This window encodes:
- the modA gene encoding molybdate ABC transporter substrate-binding protein — its product is MKSSRLMLILTILLVSIALLAGCGGTKEQPPAAAAQPVELNVSAAASMKDALAEVQKLYLAKKPNVTLVFNLAASGALQKQIEQGAPADLFISAAAKQMDELEAKNLIKKESRKNLVENSLVIIVPKDSTLNLSKYEDLTQASVKKVSIGETETVPAGQYAQEVLKKLNLWDTVKEKAVMAKDVRTVLTYVETGNVDAGIVYGTDAAISEKVKTVATAPSGSHKPIVYPVAILSGAKQPQAAEEFLAFLNGAEAKAVFEKYGFTMSK